In one window of Nocardioides panacisoli DNA:
- a CDS encoding rhomboid family intramembrane serine protease, which translates to MARRPRSRMDEWQQTTLLVLGFAALLWFSEIVDVFLGNALDEYGVRPRTDEGLLGILFAPLLHGGWTHLWANTIPVVILGFLTLITGVRRGLAATAIIWVVAGLGVWLVGDPGTVHLGASGLVFGWISHLALRGFLNRRANEIFLGILVLFLYGSVLVGVLPGQPGVSWEGHLFGLVGGLVAAYALRDRAGRQTRRGATYPR; encoded by the coding sequence ATGGCCCGGCGACCGCGCAGCAGGATGGACGAATGGCAGCAGACCACGCTGCTCGTCCTCGGCTTCGCCGCGCTGCTGTGGTTCTCCGAGATCGTCGACGTCTTCCTCGGCAACGCGCTGGACGAGTACGGCGTCCGCCCCCGCACCGACGAGGGCCTCCTCGGCATCCTCTTCGCGCCCCTGCTGCACGGCGGCTGGACCCACCTGTGGGCCAACACCATCCCCGTGGTGATCCTCGGCTTCCTCACCCTCATCACCGGCGTACGCCGCGGCCTCGCCGCCACCGCCATCATCTGGGTCGTCGCCGGGCTCGGCGTGTGGCTCGTCGGCGACCCCGGCACCGTCCACCTCGGCGCGTCGGGGCTGGTGTTCGGCTGGATCTCCCACCTCGCGCTGCGCGGCTTCCTCAACCGGCGCGCCAACGAGATCTTCCTGGGCATCCTCGTGCTCTTCCTCTACGGCAGCGTGCTCGTCGGTGTCCTGCCCGGTCAGCCCGGCGTGTCGTGGGAGGGCCACCTGTTCGGCCTCGTCGGTGGCCTCGTGGCGGCGTACGCGCTGCGCGACCGGGCGGGTCGACAGACCCGTAGGGGTGCGACGTACCCTCGGTGA
- a CDS encoding enoyl-CoA hydratase-related protein, translating into MSYDTADTDGPRASDETDVRTDDDLLIERGDGVVTVTFNRPERRNAFTTDMYKRLRDLCDELATDTSVGVLVLRGAGGAAFAAGNEISDFLSGDVVEYEQWIRELLNKLFELPQVTIAAINGVCVGGGLAVATHCDLRVATDSSRFGYPIARTLGNALSAPIVYRCATVFGESLTREMLLASRLVAAPRAHAAGALVTTVEDDDGLQEEIDSLVAGITQASKVTLRVTKEQLLTRARVIETAPDDEEALLREVYEGPDFAEGVRAFLAKETPEFGQG; encoded by the coding sequence GTGAGCTACGACACCGCAGACACCGACGGCCCCCGGGCCTCCGACGAGACCGACGTCCGCACCGACGACGACCTGCTGATCGAACGCGGCGACGGCGTCGTCACCGTCACGTTCAACCGGCCCGAGCGGCGCAACGCCTTCACCACCGACATGTACAAGCGGCTGCGTGACCTGTGCGACGAGCTCGCCACCGACACCTCCGTCGGCGTGCTCGTGCTCCGCGGCGCCGGTGGGGCCGCGTTCGCCGCCGGCAACGAGATCTCCGACTTCCTCAGCGGCGACGTCGTCGAGTACGAGCAGTGGATCCGCGAGCTGCTCAACAAGCTCTTCGAGCTGCCGCAGGTCACCATCGCCGCCATCAACGGCGTCTGCGTCGGCGGCGGCCTCGCCGTCGCCACCCACTGCGACCTGCGCGTCGCCACCGACTCCTCCCGCTTCGGCTACCCGATCGCGCGCACCCTGGGCAACGCCCTCTCCGCGCCGATCGTCTACCGCTGCGCCACCGTCTTCGGGGAGTCCCTCACCCGCGAGATGCTGCTCGCCTCCCGCCTGGTCGCCGCACCCCGCGCCCACGCCGCCGGCGCCCTCGTCACCACCGTCGAGGACGACGACGGCCTGCAGGAGGAGATCGACTCCCTCGTCGCCGGCATCACCCAGGCCTCCAAGGTCACCCTGCGCGTCACCAAGGAGCAGCTCCTCACCCGCGCCCGCGTCATCGAGACCGCTCCCGACGACGAGGAGGCCCTCCTCCGCGAGGTCTACGAGGGCCCCGACTTCGCCGAGGGCGTCCGTGCCTTCCTCGCCAAGGAGACGCCGGAGTTCGGCCAGGGCTGA
- a CDS encoding type IV toxin-antitoxin system AbiEi family antitoxin domain-containing protein has product MDPRLEDLCLRHGVFLRREALAIGYSDKAIDRHVRDGAWCRVRRGAYVDGETWRTAARDERYRLHVLAAMRQSRTPVVASHVSAVALHGGPLWGLDLRHAHLTRRDARTGRKEAGVEQHRGRLEDGDVVEVDQRAVMSATRTALEVSTVSDVEAALCVVDDFLRRGLTTLTALQQRYDAMAEWPCTLHTPIVLRLASPLRESVGETRLFHLCWRHHLPAPVPQVEIHDADGVLVARVDFAWPELGVFAEFDGREKYRRFRRPGESLEDFIVREKQREDRVREITGWRCIRVTWRDLRDPERLARRIRGLMTAAA; this is encoded by the coding sequence ATGGACCCACGACTCGAGGACCTCTGCCTCCGCCACGGCGTCTTCCTGCGTCGGGAGGCGCTGGCGATCGGCTACAGCGACAAGGCCATCGACCGCCATGTGCGCGACGGCGCGTGGTGCCGGGTGCGCCGCGGCGCCTACGTCGATGGCGAGACCTGGCGCACCGCCGCCCGGGACGAGCGGTACCGGCTCCACGTCCTCGCCGCGATGCGGCAGTCGCGTACGCCGGTGGTGGCGTCCCACGTCTCGGCGGTCGCGCTGCACGGCGGACCACTGTGGGGACTGGACCTGCGCCACGCTCACCTGACGCGCCGCGACGCCCGCACCGGGCGCAAGGAGGCCGGCGTCGAGCAGCACCGCGGCCGGCTCGAGGACGGCGACGTGGTCGAGGTCGACCAGCGTGCGGTCATGTCGGCCACCCGCACTGCGCTCGAGGTGAGCACCGTCAGCGACGTCGAGGCCGCGTTGTGCGTCGTCGACGACTTCCTGCGCCGCGGGCTCACGACCCTGACCGCGCTGCAGCAGCGCTACGACGCCATGGCCGAGTGGCCGTGCACGCTCCATACGCCGATCGTGCTGCGGCTGGCCTCCCCGCTGCGGGAGTCGGTGGGCGAGACGAGGCTCTTCCATCTCTGCTGGCGCCACCACCTGCCCGCGCCCGTCCCGCAGGTGGAGATCCACGACGCGGACGGAGTGCTCGTCGCGCGGGTCGATTTCGCCTGGCCCGAGCTCGGGGTCTTCGCCGAGTTCGACGGCCGGGAGAAGTACCGGCGCTTCCGTCGTCCGGGGGAGTCGCTGGAGGACTTCATCGTGCGGGAGAAGCAACGCGAGGACCGGGTCCGCGAGATCACCGGCTGGCGCTGCATCCGCGTCACCTGGCGCGACCTGCGGGACCCCGAGCGACTGGCCCGCCGGATCCGCGGCCTGATGACGGCCGCCGCCTGA
- a CDS encoding YitT family protein, with amino-acid sequence MTEQGPSIEERDDDLAPLAPMGPPHTRAEDLFAFLTGTFLVSLGLHLLAGVNAVTGGTAGLSLLASYGVDASFAVLYLGINLPFVALALHQLGVGFTVRTLAAVAAVSGFSLVHAQWFDIASIATPYAVVGGNLIIGVGMLVLFRHHASLGGFNVTALLAQQKLGLRAGYVQMAMDVTVILASVAIVSAPLVLWSALGAAVLNLVLALNHRPGRYLGETPSRRPLGR; translated from the coding sequence GTGACCGAGCAGGGGCCCAGCATCGAGGAGCGCGACGACGACCTCGCACCGCTGGCGCCGATGGGGCCGCCGCACACGCGGGCGGAGGACCTGTTCGCGTTCCTGACCGGTACGTTCCTGGTCTCGCTGGGGCTGCACCTGCTCGCCGGCGTCAACGCGGTGACCGGCGGCACGGCGGGGCTGTCGCTGCTGGCGTCGTACGGCGTCGACGCGTCCTTCGCCGTCCTCTACCTGGGCATCAACCTGCCCTTCGTCGCGCTCGCGTTGCACCAGTTGGGCGTCGGGTTCACGGTGCGCACGCTCGCGGCCGTGGCGGCGGTGTCGGGGTTCTCGCTGGTGCATGCCCAGTGGTTCGACATCGCCAGCATCGCGACGCCGTACGCCGTCGTCGGCGGCAACCTGATCATCGGCGTGGGCATGCTGGTGCTGTTCCGCCACCACGCCAGCCTGGGCGGGTTCAACGTCACCGCGCTGCTGGCGCAGCAGAAGCTCGGCCTGCGGGCCGGCTACGTGCAGATGGCGATGGACGTCACCGTCATCCTGGCGAGCGTGGCGATCGTGTCCGCGCCGCTGGTGCTGTGGTCCGCGCTCGGGGCGGCCGTGCTCAACCTCGTGCTCGCGCTCAACCACCGCCCGGGGCGCTACCTGGGCGAGACGCCCTCACGCCGGCCGCTCGGCCGGTAG
- a CDS encoding mismatch-specific DNA-glycosylase, which translates to MAGAKRSFTREELESFRDAVVPDLLPAAGEPLRLLFVGINPGLWTAATSTHFAHPGNRFYPALLAGGVIEAPIDPAAGMTDADRDVLRSRGIGITNIVHRATARASELSREELRAGGEQLTTLVADRRPAVVAIAGITAYRTAFGRPKAVPGRQPEPLAAADLWVVPNPSGLNAHETVDTLAAAYAEVGRAAGVV; encoded by the coding sequence ATGGCTGGTGCGAAGCGCTCCTTCACCCGCGAGGAGCTCGAGTCCTTCCGCGACGCGGTCGTCCCCGACCTGCTGCCGGCGGCCGGTGAGCCGCTGCGGCTGTTGTTCGTCGGCATCAACCCCGGTCTGTGGACCGCCGCCACCAGCACCCACTTCGCCCACCCGGGCAACCGCTTCTACCCCGCCCTGCTCGCCGGCGGCGTGATCGAGGCGCCCATCGACCCCGCCGCGGGCATGACCGACGCCGACCGCGACGTGCTGCGCTCGCGCGGCATCGGCATCACCAACATCGTCCACCGCGCCACCGCCCGCGCCTCCGAGCTCTCCCGCGAGGAGCTGCGCGCCGGCGGCGAGCAGCTCACCACCCTGGTCGCCGACCGCCGGCCCGCCGTCGTCGCGATCGCCGGGATCACGGCGTACCGCACCGCCTTCGGGCGCCCCAAGGCGGTCCCCGGCCGCCAGCCCGAACCCCTCGCCGCCGCCGACCTGTGGGTCGTCCCCAACCCCAGCGGCCTCAACGCCCACGAGACCGTCGACACCCTCGCCGCGGCGTACGCCGAGGTGGGGCGGGCCGCGGGGGTGGTGTGA